From Salvelinus alpinus chromosome 20, SLU_Salpinus.1, whole genome shotgun sequence:
cttgcacaattggtggctgactaaatacttttttgccccactgtacctggttaaataaaggtgaaaataaataaaaaaacaacttgctttttggagtggtgtcaaaaaagcagagcatctcttcatTACAGACATACCTATCCCCACCTATACAACcattgtcatggtcaaaacagaTTAAATCGAatgtaacgccaagtaatttagtcacctcaacttgttcaacagccacaccctTCATTACCAgcttcagctgaggtctagaacttagggaatgatttgtaccaaatagaATGATTTTTctggaccagtttattactgaccccccattccaaaacagactgcaactctttgttaagggtttcagtgactgtggttgtggttgctgatgcgtatatagttgaatcatcagcatacctggacacatgctttgtttaatgccaatggcaggtcattggtaaacatagaaaagagtagaggccctagagagctgccctgcaatacaccacactttacatgtttgactttagagaagcttccattaaagaaagcTCTGAATCCATGATATGCTCTGAATCCATGCTaagttttaattttttttcagcAACTGGTTGCGATCAATAAtttcaaaggctgcactgaaatctaacagtacagctcccacaatattcttatcaatttctttcaaccaatcatttgTGTcaatgcagtacatgttgagtgccctacTATATAAGCATGCTCAAagtctgttaatttgtttacaaatTTAATTCTCTTTGGTCAACGCATTTATTTTTTCTCCAatagtttgctaagagctggcagcaagcttataggtctgctgttagaaccagtaaaggccacctgaccactcttgggtagcagaattactttggcttccctccaggcctgaggccagactttcctctaggctcagattaaagatatgccagataggagtggctatagtcaGCTACCATCTTCAGTAGCTTTCCAtataagttgtcaatgccaggatgtttgtcattattgatcgataacaataatatttccacctctcccacacttttacaaaattcaaacttgcaatgctttttccccccttttttttgaatgcatgaatacgatggctcactgttcgttcttggcatttcctgcctaagttagCTCATCTTTGCCAATGAAGAAATCATTTAAATAATTGGCAACTTtaaaatggttttgtgatgaataagccatctgattcgatgaaagattgagttgaatttgtctttctgtccATAATGTCATTTAAAGTGCTCTTGTTTTTCCCATAATTCTTTGTCATTGATCTTGGCtacataatacagtttcttctttttattgaATTTAGTcacatttctcaatttgcagtaagtcagccagacAGATGTGCAACCaaacttattagccactccttttgcccaatctctttcaaccatatagttcttcaattcctcatcaatccatggagccttaacagttctaacagtcagtttcttaacaggtgcatgtttatcaataattggaagaagcaatttcataaattcctcaagtgcagcgtctggatgctccttattaatcacatcagttATGCCTGTTAACAATGTAATTTGAATTGTCACTGCACaaccactgtcccacagcccagccaggcaggCAATTCATACACTTTATATCCACTGGGGAAAAAACATCTGGACATTATTTGTTGAGGTTTGAGTTACCGGATGGAAATGGTTTTGGCTGCgtctccctatgggccctggtcgaaagtagagCACTACAGGGAATAGTGTAATGTTTTCTAATGCAGACTTTGTCTTTGTCAAGATGGTGACGGGAAGCTTGAGGGCAGGGAAAGTAGACTGTCAGGCCCACTATCAAACCTGTCAGTCAGCTGGAATCACAGCCTATCCCAGCGTCCGATTCTACCCACACCTGGGCACCAAGAAGGTAAGAGACTCCtgattaatttttttattttatgtgtTAGCTATTTATCCAGGTAAGTTATTGAAAAGTAAACACAATGTGCAATGATAGTTTGTTTTCATCATAGCAGTGTATTGTTCTATTACATCTTCCTGTTCTTGTTAGACTGGAAATCAAGCTACAAGTTAAAGACATTTGATTACTATGTATCAGAAGTTCCAGTAGAAGGATATTCTTGTTTTATCTCGTATTTTGTTCGAGGACCTCTTTCCTAAAGTTGTTTACCATTTAATATTTCTGGAGAGGCCCAGTCAGTCCCCCAGAGTAGAGGTCTTCATGGATCCAATCGGTACCCTAATACCCGAGACCCAATCTGGGACCCGCGCAGGTCCGGCTCAGGAATTCTAAATAATGCCACGGTTATGTGTtggatctgatatgattgtctcGGTATttgtaattttaactgacttgtccggaTGGGCCCGTACATATCCGAATGAGACTTCTGCAGTAGAGTGAAATTGTATCATTTATACTGCTCTTGCTTGCACGAGAGTGGAGCGTTGCGCATGTAGCTGcttgttggccaatcataagtcatcaaTACGGCAATAGGCTATAGTCACAGAGCCTCCATGTGTGGCAAAAGTTAGAagatatctaatcaatggaagatggaattaaaagttaaaggagaaggataggctacaaTGACCAAGAGACCAGCGGAGGCTGCTGAGGTGAGGACGACTCATaaaaatggctggaatggagtcaatgaagtggtatcaaccacatggaaaccacgtctttgtttaataccattccattgactccattccagccattatgagctgtcctccaccccagcagcctccactgcaagAGACAACAGGTTGGCTGCAACTtaatattctgaatggagttgCTATTTGTAACTGTAGGATGAGAAAGCGCATGCACTGCAGCTTCACTtagcttaactagcttctcccgGTATGATGCAGACAAACGGTACTACGTAATCCTGTTTGATAATACATTTcctagctatggcagctattagtTTACTTTAGCACGAGTCGTCTTGATTGGTTGCTTGTCTCCATCACTGCTCAGTTGGCCCCTCCACTGCCTGCTAGAGCAGCACCTCTCTCGCGTGATCAGCTCCAGTTAGTAAAGTAGCTTAAATTAATTTTCTGCTGCTTGTCTCACTCTGATCGGACCGGGTCTCAATCCCGGTCCGACCAGGTCTATCCtgaacgggtctagttgtcctctGGTCCGTTTGGAACTGGTCtcctatatttaaaaaaatgtatttatgcaTATTGGGTCCGAGTGGGAAAGCCCCAGTTACATTTCGGAATGGGTCCAACTGTTTGGACCAGTGAAGACCTATACCTCAGAGCACTGTACCCTAacttctctgtctccatccctccctcatcctttcatctatccctctatccacccGTCCCTCTATcatccctccctccgtcctccAGCATGACCAGGGAGGGGAGCACGTCAACAGCCGGGATGCTACTAACATCGCCAACCTCCTCCGTCAGAGGCTCCAGCAGCTATTTCCATGGTTACATGGCAAGGCCGCCAACTTCAAGGTAAGCTTCTTACGCGGTTCAGTAACTTTGCATTCACCATGTTGCTTTTTAATCTTAGTAGATACCTCTTGCCTTTTGCAGTCAAGCAGAGTGATATTATTCTCTGGCATAGACTTTTAAGTGATATTTTGGCTTTTGGGCTCTGGACTTACTGGCTTAGCTAATTCAGCCAAGACAACTGCTAATAGTCTGATTGAAGTGACTGTGGATTGTGTTGGCTCAGTGTATCAAACTGCAATATGAGCATATATTCTCAACATGACTTTGTCGCAGTATATTCGTGAAGGTTCACCACCGCAAATGTAATCCAAATGGATCATGTTGTAATATTTGAATAGCATGTTAACTATgaacttttctttctttctgcagGATGAATTGTGAGTTCAAGAGGGTCTATTCGAGAGATTCACTGAgatgcttttccttaagggaaatGTAAACCAAGAACAGTCAAACCCACACACACTTAACAAACATACTCTGAGAAGAGAGGTTTACTGCCAAAGAACATTTGCAAAGAAGACGTTATCTCAGTATTGTCGGTCTGTCAAAACAAGATGTTTTTTATTTCTCTAAACTGATTCAATGATTAGGAAAGACTGACTCACTGTCCTGTCGGAAGTTTTAATAGTTATGGAGGTGGAATGTGTTTATACGGTAGGTGCTGACCTGCCTGGTATCTGAATGTACTGTCTGATGTACGTTCGGgacaatatattttatttattatgaCACAAAATGGCAGTTTCAGTTTATAATGGTCTTGCCAACTCGTGTCGATTAAACTTTAACCGTTTGAGTGTAGAGAACAGTGTTTTATTCATTCTGTGAAGTGACCACACTGTACTGCATGTGGTGTTGGTATGTTTGTCTGCTGAAAGTAACCTAATTGTTCAGTATGCAACCTCTAAACAGTTTAGAAAAAGGAACCCTGTACACTTAAAAACAATTAACATGAAATATGTTGCCAATACCCTCCACATCATTAATTTATCTGTTACGGTTTGCCATCCTTGAAGTGTGGATGGGAATCATTTGGTTAGTTGTGGGATGATGCAGTCTTGCAAAAGTTTATTTTCAACTCAAAATGAAAATACTATCCTTGGATGATGTTTGATAACTTATGTGAAACTTGTGATCTTAAATGCTAATAGTGTCCCCTTTAAGACACTCCAAAGAGGTATCCTTCTCTTTTCCTTTCAAGTTGTTTTGCACCGACCCTTGTATGGAataaatgtcatgtttttttggTTAAATGGCATTTTGACTATCAGTTCCAaagtatccactagatggcagcagaaCAGTGTTAGTATTAAGCTTAGCTCAGGTTTCAAGTTTTACAGTGAAAGATCTTTCAAGTACAGTGAAAGGCCTTTCTTGCtagctctaaccccaacaattcagtaattactaacaatgtaatactaaaatAAGAACTTTTAAAGGTGAGTAAGCATACTaaatgcatgtcaacatcagaagcctcctccctaagtttgccttactcaccgctttagcacactctgccaatcctgatgtccttgccgtgtccgaatcctggcttaggaaggccaccaaaaattctgagatttccatacccaactataacactttccgtcaagatagaactgccaaagggggaggagttgcaatctactgcagagatagcctgcaaagttctgtcatactttccaggtctatgcccaaacagttcgaacttctaattttaaaaattaatctctccagaaataagtctctcactgttgccgcctgctaccgacccccctcagctcccagctgtgccctggacaccatctgtgaattgatcgctccccatctagcttcagagtttgttctgttaggtgacctaaactgggatatgcttaacaccccggcagtcctacaatccaagcttgatgccctcaatctcacacaaatcatcaaggaacccaccaggtacaaccctaaatccgtaaacatgggcaccctaatagacattatcctgaccaacctgccctccaaatacacctctgctgtcttcaatcaagatctcagcgatcactgcctcattgcctgtatccgccacgggtctgcggtcaaacgaccacccctcatcactgtcaaacgctccctaaaacacttctgcgagcaggcctttctaatcgacctggcccgggtaccctggaaggatattgacctcatcccgtcagttgaggatgcctggtcattctttaaatgttacttcctcaccatattagacaagcatgctccgttcaaaaaatgcagaaccaagaacagatatagcccttggttcactccagacctgactgccctcgaccagcacaaaaacatcctgtggcgaactgcaatagcatcgaagagcccccgcgatatgcaactgttcagggaagtcaggaaccaatacacgcagtcagtcaggaaagcaaaggccagctttttcaagcagaaattcgcatcctgtagctctaactccaaaaagttctgggatactgtaaagtccatggagaacaagagcacctcctcccagctgcccactgcactgaggctaggtaacacggtcaccaccgataaatccgtgataatcgaagacttcaacaagcatttctcaatggctggccatgccttcttcctggcgactccaaccttggccaacagccccgccccccccgctgctactcgcccaagcctccccagcttctcctttacccaaatccagatagcagatgttctgaaagagctggaaaacctggacccatacaaatcagctgggcttgacaatctggaccccctatttctgaaactgtccgccgccattgtcgcaccccctattaccagcctgttcaacctctccttcgtatcatctgagatccccaaggattggaaatctgccgcggtcatccccctcttcaaagggggagacaccctggacccaaactgttacagacctatatccatcctgccctgcctatctaaggtcttcgaaagccaagtcaacaaacagatcactgaccatctcgaatcccaccgtaccttctccgctgtgcaatccggtttccgagccggtcacggatgcacctcagccacgctcaaggtactaaacgacatcataaccgccatcgataaaagacattactgtgcagccgtcttcatcgacctggccaaggctttcgactctgtcaatcaccatattcttatcggcagactcagtagcctcggtttttctaatgactgccttgcctggttcaccaactactttgcagacagagttcagtgtgtcaaatcggagggcatgttgtccggtcctctggcagtctctatgggggtaccacagggttcaattctcgggccgactcttttctctgtatacatcaatgatgttgctcttgctgcgggcgattccctgatccacctctacgcagacgacaccattctatatacttccggcccttccttggacactgtgctatctaacctccaaacgagcttcaatgccatacaacactccttccgtggcctccaactgctcttaaacgctagtaaaaccaaatgcatgcttttcaaccgttcgctgcctgcacccgcacgcccgactagcatcaccaccctggacggttccgacctagaatatgtggacatctataagtacctaggtgtctggctagactgcaaactctccttccagactcatatcaaacatctccaatccaaaatcaaatcaagaatcggctttctattccgcaacaaagcctccttcactcacgccgccaaacttaccctagtaaaactgactatcctgccgatcctcgacttcggcgatgtcatctacaaaatagcttccaacactctactcagcaaactggatgcagtttatcacagtgccattcgttttgttactaaagcaccttatacgacccaccactgcgacctgtatgccctagtcggctggccctcgctacatgttcgtcgtcagacccactggctccaggtcatctacaaggctatgctaggtaaagtgccgccttatctcagttcactggtcacgatggctacacccacccgcagcacgcgctccagcaggtgtatctcactgatcatccctaaagctaaaacctcatttggacgcctttccttccagttctctgctgcctgcgactggaacgaattgcaaaaatctctgaagttggagacttttatctccctcaacaactttaaaaatctgctatccgagcagctaaccgatcgctgcagctgtacatagtccatctgtaaactacccacccaatttacctacctcaccccccatactgcttttatttatttacttttctgctcttttgcacaccagtaccaatatctcttcttgcacatgatcatctgatgatttatcactccagtgttaatctgctaaattgtaattattcgatttattgcctacctcatgccttttgcacacattgtatatagattctctttttttctaccatgttattgacttgtttattgtttactccatgtgtaactctgtgttgtctgttcacactgctatgctttatcttggccaggtcgcagttgcaaatgagaacttgttctcaactagcctacctggttaaataaaggtgaaataaaaaaattaaaaaataaaaaataaaaaataaaaatacagggtctgttccagtaccatatttacaatgtgcagggagaggtagatatcaaattgtatttgtcacatgtgccgaatacaaccatAGGCCTCACTGTGAAACGCTTACTTGCAAGCCCTGAAC
This genomic window contains:
- the LOC139546600 gene encoding dnaJ homolog subfamily C member 10-like — its product is MFSNADFVFVKMVTGSLRAGKVDCQAHYQTCQSAGITAYPSVRFYPHLGTKKHDQGGEHVNSRDATNIANLLRQRLQQLFPWLHGKAANFKDEL